The stretch of DNA GCAAACGTTGCCAGTGGGCAACGACTTGCCCGCGTTGACCATCAGGAGAAGTCATTGATGAAAAACCGTCTTGCCAGCACGCTGGTTGTCGCCCTATTGGCCGTCGCCGGCACCAGCCTGGCCCAGGCCGCGCAGGTTTCCGGTGCCGTGGGGGCCACCGGCCAGGGCGACATGACCTACCGTCTCGGTATGTCGTTCGACTGGGACAAGAAGTGGCTGCAGAGTGACATCGGTTATGTAACCGGCTATTGGGACGCAGCCTACACCTACTGGGAAGGTGGCGATGCCAGCGGCGCTCACTCGCTGTCGTTCAGCCCGGTGTTCACCTATGAGTTCAGTGGTTTCACCTACACCCCCTACATCGAAGCCGGTATTGGCCTGGCGGCCTTCTCCAAGACCGACGTGGGCGATCAGCGCCTCGGTTCGTCGGTCAACTTCGAAGACCGCATCGGCTTCGGCCTGAAGCTGCCGGGCGAGCAGAAAGTGGGTGTCCGTGCGATTCACTACTCCAATGCCGGCATCAAGCAGCCGAACGACGGGATCGAATCGTACTCGCTGTTCTACAGCAAGGGGTTCTGATGCCGGGGGCCGCAATGCGGCCCCAGCATTCTAGAAGGTGTAGGCAACCCCAGCCTGCACCGTGCGCGGCGCCCCAGGGTACACGTAGGTGTTGAACGCCCCCTCGTCATACCCCTTGTTGAATACGTTCTTCACATCCAGGTTCAACCGCACGTGCTCGTTGACCTTGTAGAAGCTCAGCAGGTCGACCACGCTGTAGCGCTCCATGGTGTAGGTCGTCGCTGCCGTCTGCCCGGCGCGGTCGTCCACGTATTTCACGCCAACCCCCAGCCCCAGCCCCTTGGCCAGCCCGTCCTGGAACTCATAGGTATTGAGCAGGCTGAAGCTGTTGCGCGGGATGTTCGCCAGGCGGGTACCAGTGGGGATGCTGTTGTCCTTGGTCACCTCGGCGTCGACGTATGCATAGCCACCGATCATCCGCCATTCCGGCGTCAGGTTGCCCGCGACGTTGATGTCCAGGCCGCGGCTGCGTACTTCGCCGGCAGCGACGCTGTAGGTGCCACTCGGGTCGTTCGGGTCGCGGGTCAGCACGTTTTCCTTGACGATGTGGTAGATCGCGGCGTCGACGCTGAGCTGGCGGTCGAGTGCCTCCCACTTCACGCCCAGCTCGTAAGACTTGCCTTTTTCCGGGTCGAAGCCGGTGCCTTGCAGGCTGGCGCCGCTGTTGGGCTTGAACGAGCGCGCGGTGTTGGCGTACACGGCGACGGTATCGGTCAGGTCGTAGATCAGGCCGAAGCGGGGCGTGACGCCGTTCTCGCCCTTGTTGAAGTCACCGGCATTGTTGAGCTTGTTGTCGTAGTCATGCTCGAAACGCTCGAAACGTACCCCGGCAAGGGCTTTCAGGCGCTCGGTCAGGGCCACCTGATCCTGGATGAACGCTGCCCAGGTCTTGAGGTTTTCCTTGTCATGGGTGGTGGTGCGGGTCAGGGCAGGGCGCGGCTGGCCCAGCACCGGGTCGAAGATGTCGATCGGGTAGGCGCCGGTCCCTGCAGCCGAACGCTGGATGATCGAGTTGTAGTCGTAATCTTCGTACTCGATGCCGGTCAGCAGCGTGTGGCTGAAGCCGCCGGTGTCAAAGTGGCCGGTAAGGTTGAGCTGGTAGTCGCGGTCGGTCCACTCCAGCTTGCGGTAGTTGAAGTTGCGCCCCAGCGTGCGGCCGTCGGCCTGCAGGCCGTTGGCTTCCACGGCGTTGCCCTTGAGCGAGCCGTCCAGCCATTGCATGCCGCCACCCAAGGCCCAGTTGTCGTTGAGCAGGTGCTCGAAGCGCAGCTGGGCCATGTTGTTGTCGTTGTGCAGCAGGTTGTCGCTGCCTTTTTCCCAGATGTTGGTGTCGCGCGAGGCGCTGCCGAGCTGGCCGGGCAGGCGGGTCAGGCCGCGGTCCAGTGGGTGGTTGTTGCGCATGAAGTCGCCTTCGAAGATGACCTTGGTGGCATCGTTGACCTGCCAGCTGATCACCGGCGCGACGTCATAGCGCTCGCTTTCGACATCGTCACGGAAACTGTCGCCGCCTTCGCCTAGCACATTCAGGCGATAGGCCAGCGAGCCATCGGCGTTCAACGGCCCGCTGGCATCCAGGGTGGCCCGGTGCATGCCCTGGTCATCGAACTGGCTGCCCAGGGTGACCTTGGGCTCGGCCAGCGGCTGCTTGCTGACCACGTTGAAGGTGCCGCCGGGGTCGCCGCGGCCATACAGGCTGGTGGCCGGGCCGCGGATCACTTCCAGGCGTTCGACGGTGTTGGCATCGGGAGCGTTGGGGTAGCCGCGGTTGATCGGGAAGCCGTTGCGGTAGAACTCGCCGGTGGTGAAGCCGCGCACGGTGAAGGTGGTCAGGCCCTGGCCACCGAAGTTGTTGGCGCGGCCAACGCCACCGGCATAGTCCAGGCCATCCTGCAGGCGGGTGGCACCGGTGTCTTCAAGCACATCCTTGGGCACCACGCTGATCGACTGCGGGGTCTCGTGCAGGGCCGTGTCGGTGCGTGTGGCGCTGGCCGAGCGGCTGGCCTTGTAGCCGTCTACCGGGCCATCGGCACGCTCGCTGTCGGCGCTGCTGGTGATGTTCAGGGCCTGGAGTTCGATCTGGGCGCTGTCGCCGAGCGGCTCAGGCTCGGCAAAGGCCAGCGGGGAGAGAGCTTGAAGCACACAAAGCGAAACGAACGTGCGACGCATCGACGGTACGATCCTGGAGTAGGGCGCTGGAGGGGAGTGTGGGAAGCGCCGAGAAAATACTACGAATCATTATCAAATGCATTAATTTTAAGTGGCACTGGTGTACCAGATACCATTTGGTTTGCTGGCCTGGCCTTTTCGCGGGCAAGCCCGCTCCCACAGGCACCGGCAGGCTTCAGGCTGCTGGTATACCTGTGGGAGCGGGCTTGCCCGCGAAAAGGCCGGTTCAGGCAGTGCAGTGCTCAGTGAGCAGCCCTGATCGCCAGTACGTTGCACAACGGATGCTCCAGCACATGGGCCGTGGTGCCACCCAGGAACGTCTGCATCGCATCATGCCGATGGCTGCCCATGACGATCACATCGACCCGGCTGTGGCTGACGAACTGGGCAATCGCCCGGATCGCCGCACCTTCGACAAAATGCCGCCGCTCCAGTGGTATCTGGTGATGGTCGCCCAACCGGTTGAACGCCGCCCGCTGCGCCGTACGCACGCTGCCATCGAACCCCGGCATGGTCACGGTGCCTGCACCGAAGTCGGCGATATGGGTCTTGGCCGCATCGCACACATGCAGCAGGTGCAGTTCGGCGTTGCATTGCAGGGCCAGGGCATGGGCGCTGTAAATCACCTGGTCGTCCAGGTGTTCGCCCGCACCGTGGCAGTTGAGGTCGACCGCCGCCGCAATCTGCCGGGGCAGCGGCAGGCGAATGTCGCTGACCAGGTGCACGGCCACCGGGCTTTCCTTGAGCAATTGCCAGTCCAGCGGCGTGACCAGAAGGCGCTTGAGTACCGGTTCGTGCTGCACGTCCTTGACCAGCAGGTCGCAGCCCAGCCGTTCGATACGCTCGAGCACACTGCCCAGAGGGTCGCGGGTCAGCAGCAGTTCGGTGGACACATCGAGCCCGGCGTTGCCCAGCTGCTCGGCTTCGTCGGCCAGCCACTGGCGATTGTCGCCGAGCAGTCGCTCACGCTCGCGGCCGTCGCTCATCAGGCCGAAGGTGTCGACATCGTCGACGAACACATTGATATCCAGCAGGGCACCACTGGACTCCGCCAGCGCCGCCGCGCGCTGCAGCGCCGGGGTATGGCGCATTTGCGGGCCGAGCATGACCAACAGACGCTTGAACTGGCTCATCGCACACCTCCACGTGTGGCAGCCCCCCGGTTCATGCCATGTCATCTGGTCTGTACAGTCTAGACCCCGTTGCGCCAGGCAAAACCTTTCACGCTTTTTTCACCAAGCACTGGTATCATCGCGCCACTCATTGGGGAGTAGCCTGCCGTCGCGCACTGCGAAGGCGCTCTGGTCAACATATTTGGCAACCTGCCATGGCCAGCGCATCCACCCGGATTGGCGAGACCAACGACCTTCCTGCAGCCAAGCCGGGCCTGCAGGTCGTCTGTCGTTGACTCGTTGCCCGGCTGGAGTCTGATCGTTGAATCCCATTTCCCTCGTCTTTCTCGCCTTCGCCATGTCCACGGACGCCTTCGCGGCCGCCATTGGCAAAGGTTCCAGCCTGCACAAGCCACGCCTGGCCGAGGCCCTGCGCACCGGCCTGATCTTTGGCGTCATCGAAGCCATCACCCCGGTCATCGGCTGGCTGCTTGGCCAGGCGGCCAGTCAGTATGTCGAACAGTGGGACCACTGGATCGCCTTTACCCTGTTGCTGCTGCTCGGCGCGCACATGGTGCACGCCGGCCTGAAGCCGGATGACGAAGTAGAGGAAAAACAGAGCCAGCACTCGTTCTGGATCCTTGCGGTGACAGCCGTTGCCACCAGTATCGATGCCCTGGCAGTGGGCGTCGGTCTGGCCTTCGTCGACGTGAACATCTGGGTGGCGGCCGCGGCGATCGGCCTGGCGACCATGACCATGGTGACCATTGGCACCATGCTCGGGCGTGCGCTGGGTTCGGTGGTGGGCAAGCGCGCCGAGATCGTTGGTGGCATCGTGCTGATGCTGGTCGGCGCAACCATTCTCTACGAGCACCTTACAGCGGTGTAATACGCGGGTTGTCGGGTATGATGCAGCCCCGACATTTCCCACGAGGCCTGCCCCCATGTCCCTGAGCGCTGAACAGATCGGCGAATTCCAAGCCTTTGCCGAACAGCTGGCCGATGCCGCTGCGCTGGCGATCCAGCCGTATTTCCGTGCCAGCCTGGAGGTCGAGGACAAGGGTGGGCGCCTGTACGACCCGGTGACCGTGGCCGACAAGGCGGCCGAGGATGCCATGCGTGAACTGATCCAGGCGCGCTACCCGGAGCATGGCATCCTCGGTGAGGAGGCTGGCGTGGCGGTGGGCAGCAGCCCGCTGACCTGGGTGCTCGACCCGATCGATGGCACCCGTGCCTTCATTACCGGCCTGCCGCTGTGGGGCACGCTGATCGCCCTGAATGACGGCACCCGCCCGGTGGTGGGCGTGATGAACCAGCCGTTCACCGGGGAGCGTTTCGTCGGTACCCCGGCAGGCGCCTGGCGCAGCGGTACACCGCTGAAAACCCGTGCCTGCACCGACCTGGCCGCGGCCACGCTGATGTGCACCACGCCGGACATGTTCGACACCGCCGCGCGCAAGGCGGCATTCGAAACGGTGGCCGGCAAGGCTCGGCTGATGCGCTATGGCGGTGATTGCTACGCCTACTGCATGTTGGCTTCGGGCTTTGTCGACGTGATCGTCGAGGCGAGCCTGCAGCCGTATGACGTGCAGGCGCTGATGCCGATCATCGAAGGGGCGGGCGGGGTGATTACTGCCTGGGATGGTAGCAGCGCGCAAAATGGCGGGTGCGTGGTGGCTTGTGGTGACCCGGCGCTGCATGCGCAGGTGGTGGAGATGCTGCGCCACGCCCTGTAAATGATGGGGCGCCTGAACTGGTCCCTTCGCGGGTAAACCCGCTCCCACAGGAACTGCACTGCCTTCAAGAGCAGTGATATTCCTGTGGGAGCGGGTTTACCCGCGAAGAGGCCAGTTCAGGTTAACACCGCACTTTTTCCGATTTCCGGGCTCTATGCTTGGCCAGGCTGCGCCGATCCTCAGCGCGGCCGCGATTCCGACCCCGGTGCCGATGGTTGCAAGCAATCCCCGATTCTTCCCACGCCTGCTGCTGGCAGGCGCCCTGATTGGCCTGGCCGGCTGCAGCCAGCAGCAAGGCCGTGACATCGTCAGCCAGTTCGGTGACGGCAAGCCCAGCGAGCTGTTCCAGACCAGTGTCGACCGCATGGCCACGCTGGCCATGCGCGATAACTTGCAGAGCCTGTATCTGCTGATGAACAAGCTGTACCTGCGCAACCCCAACCAGTGGAAGATGTCCGGCTACCTGGACGCCGCCACTGCCGAGCGGCAGATCCGCATCGCCATCGAGCAGCGCCAGCCCTTGCCGCAACTGGGCAATCGTCGCGACCTGGCCGCCCTGAGCTATGCCCTGAGCCCGGAGTTTCGCGGCGACCGGGTCGGTGCCTTCATCTACGCCATCGGCAGCATGTTGATCACCGCGCACGGCGGGCGGACCGAGTTCTACATGACCGATACCATCGACCCGCTGTTCGTCAACAACGCGGCGCGCAATATCGAGAAGGCAACCTGGATGCTCAGCCAGCGCCAGGATGCCAACGGGGTGTTGCTGCTGTTCTCCAACGAGATCTCGGAGGAAGGTAGCAATCTGAGCTTCGCCGTGGAGTTCGGCAAGATCGTGGCGCGGCTGGATTTGCTGGCTGAGCTGCTGGATGAGCGATATCGGCGGATTGGGCTGAATTATGCGCAGAGTTTGCTGTTGATGAACTTCCTGCCAGTGCAGTGAACGGGGCTGCTTTGCAGCCCATTCGCCGGCAAGCCAGCTGCCACGGGTCTTGTCGATTGTTTGAGATTGGCGCAGTACCTGTGGATGAGCCAGTGCAGTTGTCAGAGCAGCGCTTGAATGGCGCGCCTGTAGCGTTGCCCAGCGAGGCTCATGCTGTTGTTGTGGCTGGCACCCGGGACCAACAGCAGGGTCTTGGGCTGCTGCGCGGCATCGAACAGTTCCTGGCTGAAGCGGGGTGGCACGAAGCGGTCATCCAGGCCGTGCACCAGCAGCACGGGCAGGCCGACATCCTTGATCTTGTCCAGCGAATCGAACTTCTGGGACATCAACCAGCGCACTGGCAGTGACGTATTGGCAACCGCCGCCGCAGCATCGCCCAGTGAGGTGAAGGTCGACTCCAGGATCAGGCCACGGGCCGGTGCAGTGCTGCCATCCTGCTGTGCCTGGCGGGCCAGTTCGGTGGCCAGCTCGACAGCCACGGCGCCGCCAAGTGAATGGCCGAAAATCAGGCGCTTGCCGGCATCAGGCTGAAACTGCACGAAGCGCTCCCAGGCGATACGCGCATCTTCGTAGACCGTGGCTTCGGACGGCAAGTCGCCGCGGCTCTGGCCGAACCCGCGATAGTCCACGGCCAGCACCGAATAGCCCATGGCATGCAGTTGCTCGATGCGAAACAGCTGGCCGGTGAGATTCCAGCGCACACCGTGCAGATAGAGGATGGCCGGCGCATCGGCGCGTTTGGCGGGCCACCACCAGGCATGCAGGCTTTGCTGGTCGGTGAAGCTGCGCGGGCGCAGGTCCAGTTCCTGCACGTCGCTGGGCAAACCGTGGAACCAGCTGGCCTGGCCAGGTTCGATACGGAACACCAGCTCGCGCTCCTTGTGCTGCAGCACCGCGCAGCCAGCGGGCAGGCCGATGACTATCAGGGTGGCGCACAACCAGGTGAGCCAGCGACGGCGTAGGTGCGTGAGGAGGAGGGTAGGCATGTTGGGTTTTTATCAGATGCGATGGACTTGATGTCAGGAAAATTACCGAGCGGTGCTATGGCTTGGTTGCAAGCTGTTTCTGGAGGTTCTGGGTTGTCAGGTCGGGCCTCTTCTGGGGTGTGGGGGCGGGTTTACCCGCGAAAGGGCACTTGCAGATCGATGATCAGGCGTTGCGCAACTGCTCCAGCAACGGCTGAAACTCCTCCAGCAACCACTCGCGCA from Pseudomonas putida encodes:
- the mntP gene encoding manganese efflux pump MntP, whose product is MNPISLVFLAFAMSTDAFAAAIGKGSSLHKPRLAEALRTGLIFGVIEAITPVIGWLLGQAASQYVEQWDHWIAFTLLLLLGAHMVHAGLKPDDEVEEKQSQHSFWILAVTAVATSIDALAVGVGLAFVDVNIWVAAAAIGLATMTMVTIGTMLGRALGSVVGKRAEIVGGIVLMLVGATILYEHLTAV
- a CDS encoding TonB-dependent siderophore receptor — encoded protein: MRRTFVSLCVLQALSPLAFAEPEPLGDSAQIELQALNITSSADSERADGPVDGYKASRSASATRTDTALHETPQSISVVPKDVLEDTGATRLQDGLDYAGGVGRANNFGGQGLTTFTVRGFTTGEFYRNGFPINRGYPNAPDANTVERLEVIRGPATSLYGRGDPGGTFNVVSKQPLAEPKVTLGSQFDDQGMHRATLDASGPLNADGSLAYRLNVLGEGGDSFRDDVESERYDVAPVISWQVNDATKVIFEGDFMRNNHPLDRGLTRLPGQLGSASRDTNIWEKGSDNLLHNDNNMAQLRFEHLLNDNWALGGGMQWLDGSLKGNAVEANGLQADGRTLGRNFNYRKLEWTDRDYQLNLTGHFDTGGFSHTLLTGIEYEDYDYNSIIQRSAAGTGAYPIDIFDPVLGQPRPALTRTTTHDKENLKTWAAFIQDQVALTERLKALAGVRFERFEHDYDNKLNNAGDFNKGENGVTPRFGLIYDLTDTVAVYANTARSFKPNSGASLQGTGFDPEKGKSYELGVKWEALDRQLSVDAAIYHIVKENVLTRDPNDPSGTYSVAAGEVRSRGLDINVAGNLTPEWRMIGGYAYVDAEVTKDNSIPTGTRLANIPRNSFSLLNTYEFQDGLAKGLGLGVGVKYVDDRAGQTAATTYTMERYSVVDLLSFYKVNEHVRLNLDVKNVFNKGYDEGAFNTYVYPGAPRTVQAGVAYTF
- a CDS encoding universal stress protein, producing MSQFKRLLVMLGPQMRHTPALQRAAALAESSGALLDINVFVDDVDTFGLMSDGRERERLLGDNRQWLADEAEQLGNAGLDVSTELLLTRDPLGSVLERIERLGCDLLVKDVQHEPVLKRLLVTPLDWQLLKESPVAVHLVSDIRLPLPRQIAAAVDLNCHGAGEHLDDQVIYSAHALALQCNAELHLLHVCDAAKTHIADFGAGTVTMPGFDGSVRTAQRAAFNRLGDHHQIPLERRHFVEGAAIRAIAQFVSHSRVDVIVMGSHRHDAMQTFLGGTTAHVLEHPLCNVLAIRAAH
- the hisN gene encoding histidinol-phosphatase, giving the protein MSLSAEQIGEFQAFAEQLADAAALAIQPYFRASLEVEDKGGRLYDPVTVADKAAEDAMRELIQARYPEHGILGEEAGVAVGSSPLTWVLDPIDGTRAFITGLPLWGTLIALNDGTRPVVGVMNQPFTGERFVGTPAGAWRSGTPLKTRACTDLAAATLMCTTPDMFDTAARKAAFETVAGKARLMRYGGDCYAYCMLASGFVDVIVEASLQPYDVQALMPIIEGAGGVITAWDGSSAQNGGCVVACGDPALHAQVVEMLRHAL
- a CDS encoding acyloxyacyl hydrolase, producing the protein MKNRLASTLVVALLAVAGTSLAQAAQVSGAVGATGQGDMTYRLGMSFDWDKKWLQSDIGYVTGYWDAAYTYWEGGDASGAHSLSFSPVFTYEFSGFTYTPYIEAGIGLAAFSKTDVGDQRLGSSVNFEDRIGFGLKLPGEQKVGVRAIHYSNAGIKQPNDGIESYSLFYSKGF
- a CDS encoding alpha/beta hydrolase → MPTLLLTHLRRRWLTWLCATLIVIGLPAGCAVLQHKERELVFRIEPGQASWFHGLPSDVQELDLRPRSFTDQQSLHAWWWPAKRADAPAILYLHGVRWNLTGQLFRIEQLHAMGYSVLAVDYRGFGQSRGDLPSEATVYEDARIAWERFVQFQPDAGKRLIFGHSLGGAVAVELATELARQAQQDGSTAPARGLILESTFTSLGDAAAAVANTSLPVRWLMSQKFDSLDKIKDVGLPVLLVHGLDDRFVPPRFSQELFDAAQQPKTLLLVPGASHNNSMSLAGQRYRRAIQALL